The Pelosinus sp. IPA-1 genome includes the window TAGTTAGAAAATGATATGTTGTGAGGAGTTTTATTATGATACGTAGATGGTTAGCAGTATTCATGTTGCTAATATTTGTTACTATGGTTGTAGCAGGTTGTAGTAAACAAAGTGTAAAACCAGCAGGGCAAGGGGGGCAAAAGCAAACTAGTTCAGCAAGTTCACCTCTTACTGTGAAGGTACTAGATATTGGACAAGGTGATGCGATTTTAATCCGCGTAGCTGGGCAAACTGTATTGGTTGATTCAGGAGATATTAATACTAGAGAAAAATTGGTGCAATACATAAAAAAAGAGGGCATTACCACAATTGATAAGGTAATCATTACTCACCCACATGCCGATCATTTAGGCGGAATGCCAGGAGTGTTAGATAATTTCAAAGTTAATCAGATTTACGATAGTGGACAAACTACGACCACTGCCCTGTATCGTCAGTATTTAACCCTAGTAAAAAAGAAAGAGATACCTTTTACCGTGCTTACTGCCGGTACTGAGATTGTTATTACTGATGATATTAAACTTAAAATTCTTGCGCCAGAAAAGCCATTTATAACAGAATCGGAGTTGAATAATAATTCTATAGTTACTAAACTGGTTTATAATAACTTTTCCATGCTATTAACTGGAGATGCGGAAAAGGAATCGGAAAACCGCATGGTGAAAACCTATGGAAATGAGCTTAAAAGTACTATATTGAAAGTTGGACATCATGGTAGCAACACCTCTTCGTCAATTGAGTTTTTAAAAATCGTAGCCCCGGAAGCTGCTATTATCTCATTAGGTGCTAACAACGATTATCACCATCCTCATCCCTCTACAATGAAAAAATTAAATGAGGCCAAGGTGAAAGTATATCGTACAGATACAGATGGGACGGTAACAGTAAATAGCGACGGAAAAACTTATACAATATCAAAGGAGCAGTAATATGAAGGTTCAAGCTGTCATTGATCGTTTTGAAGGAAGTAAGGCAGTATTATTAGTAGGTGAGGATGAAACGCAGGTATCATGGCCTTGCTGTAGCCTACCTAGTGAAGCGGCAGAGGGAGATATATTGCAGATTGCCTTGGAGGTTGATCAGCAAGCTACTAATGCGGCAAGGCTAGAGGCAGAGAATCTCTTGAAGGAAATTGTAAAGAGGAATCAGGAAAGCTAATGCTTTCCTGATTTTTTTTGTATTAAAGAATTTTTGATTTGAATTAGAGGAATAAGATATCCACCTACTTTGATCCCAAAAAGGCTTAAATCAAGCTGATTCTTATAGGTGTAAAAAACAGTCATAGTCTATGAGTGAATGTAGGAATTTAAAATAAAATTAAAAATTCTGAAAAAAGTGAAAATGATAGCAGGAGTTTTTTACCTTTGGAAGAATAAGTAA containing:
- a CDS encoding ComEC/Rec2 family competence protein gives rise to the protein MIRRWLAVFMLLIFVTMVVAGCSKQSVKPAGQGGQKQTSSASSPLTVKVLDIGQGDAILIRVAGQTVLVDSGDINTREKLVQYIKKEGITTIDKVIITHPHADHLGGMPGVLDNFKVNQIYDSGQTTTTALYRQYLTLVKKKEIPFTVLTAGTEIVITDDIKLKILAPEKPFITESELNNNSIVTKLVYNNFSMLLTGDAEKESENRMVKTYGNELKSTILKVGHHGSNTSSSIEFLKIVAPEAAIISLGANNDYHHPHPSTMKKLNEAKVKVYRTDTDGTVTVNSDGKTYTISKEQ
- a CDS encoding DUF3006 domain-containing protein, with the translated sequence MKVQAVIDRFEGSKAVLLVGEDETQVSWPCCSLPSEAAEGDILQIALEVDQQATNAARLEAENLLKEIVKRNQES